The following coding sequences are from one Rutidosis leptorrhynchoides isolate AG116_Rl617_1_P2 chromosome 11, CSIRO_AGI_Rlap_v1, whole genome shotgun sequence window:
- the LOC139874588 gene encoding uncharacterized protein: protein MSSSSSTSGDSFTNYTLNVLENLSGEEEVNSRRYIRRNHYEAHDRLMDDYFNEGCKYSADNFKRRFRMRRRIFLRIMNDILSYSANPLPYYFRWFHRRQDTRGKWSISPQLKMTAALRQLAYGYTLDALDEYLQMSERVARESLHNFCRCIIDLYANVYLREPTLPDIHRCMKVMKGFMVFRACWVV from the coding sequence ATGTCGTCGTCTTCGAGTACTTCCGGCGACTCGTTCACAAACTATACACTAAACGTACTTGAAAATTTATCcggtgaagaagaagttaactcacGTCGTTATATACGTCGAAATCATTATGAAGCACATGATCGTTTGATGGACGATTATTTCAACGAGGGTTGCAAATATTCGGCTGATAATTTCAAACGAAGATTTCGAATGCGGCGACGCATTTTTCTTAGGATTATGAATGATATTCTAAGCTACTCAGCAAATCCATTGCCGTATTATTTTAGATGGTTTCATCGAAGACAAGATACACGTGGTAAGTGGAGTATTAGCCCACAATTGAAGATGACAGCCGCGCTACGTCAGCTAGCATACGGTTATACACTGGATGCGTTGGATGAGTATCTCCAAATGTCTGAACGTGTTGCTCGGGAATCTCTACACAACTTTTGTAGGTGTATCATTGATTTGTATGCTAACGTGTACCTAAGAGAGCCTACTTTGCCCGACATTCACCGTTGTATGAAGGTCATGAAAGGATTCATGGTTTTCCGGGCATGTTGGGTAGTATAG
- the LOC139874589 gene encoding uncharacterized protein has product MDANNGILPSAYGIGAGETTDHWTWFFGNLRTSGCCIDNLTIISDRAPAIAAGISIVFSEVFHALCARHLLGNLKSVSKRVKSYEWHYWKMCKAYRKSDFDHHYDRVRYAYLTTNSAESINALSVHARKLPVTMLLEFFRASVQQWFWEHRNTVDGLTTPVTSYAERKLGKRNRKSLTWTVKPISQVKFEVMDMKKGGKVNLQDKTCTCKQWQFSGLPCGHVMAVASIELLQMEVIFFSLTDCKSFIGQKTEGLSHNFGVRSIAGA; this is encoded by the exons ATGGATGCTAACAATGGAATCCTTCCATCAGCCTACGGTATTGGAGCAGGAGAGACCACCGATCATTGGACATGgttttttggtaatctaagaaCCTCGGGGTGTTGTATTGATAATCTTACCATTATATCTGACAGAGCACCTGCAATAGCTGCTGGCATATCAATTGTATTTTCAGAAGTATTTCATGCACTATGTGCTAGACATTTGTTGGGAAACCTCAAAAGTGTATCTAAAAGGGTTAAAAGTTACGAGTGGCACTACTGGAAAATGTGCAAAGCATATAGAAAATCTGATTTTGATCACCACTATG ATCGTGTTCGGTATGCTTACCTGACTACTAATAGTGCAGAGTCCATAAACGCACTGTCAGTTCATGCGAGGAAACTCCCTGTCACAATGCTTCTTGAATTCTTTAGAGCTTCAGTTCAACAATGGTTTTGGGAACATCGAAACACTGTTGATGGTTTAACAACACCTGTCACATCATATGCAGAGCGTAAGCTGGGTAAAAGAAATCGTAAGTCTCTTACTTGGACTGTCAAACCGATATCACAAGTTAAGTTTGAGGTAATGGATATGAAAAAAGGCGGTAAAGTCAATCTACAAGATAAAACTTGCACATGTAAACAATGGCAGTTTTCCGGTCTACCGTGTGGACATGTAATGGCAGTAGCAAG CATAGAGTTGCTGCAAATGGAGGTGATCTTTTTTTCTCTGACTGACTGCAAGAGCTTTATAGGCCAAAAAACTGAAGGTTTGTCTCACAATTTTGGTGTTAGATCAATTGCAGGTGCTTAA